The proteins below come from a single Cylindrospermopsis raciborskii Cr2010 genomic window:
- a CDS encoding diacylglycerol kinase family protein, with protein sequence MFPKTSIPPTPPKRLPKIVSSEREFSWQIASNLLASFKYAWAGISYGFQTQRNFRIHVAACAFVIGLSIFLHLKPVEIAIISITSGLVLTLELVNTAIESLVDLTVKQTYHELAKVAKDCAAGAVLISAMVSLIVAVTLLLPPLIRLITTIFLSEW encoded by the coding sequence ATGTTCCCCAAGACTTCAATACCACCAACACCACCAAAGCGCTTACCAAAAATTGTATCTTCGGAAAGGGAATTTTCTTGGCAAATAGCTTCTAACTTGCTTGCCAGCTTTAAATACGCTTGGGCTGGAATCAGCTATGGTTTTCAGACCCAGCGTAACTTTCGGATTCATGTAGCTGCTTGTGCTTTCGTGATTGGTTTGAGTATTTTTCTCCATCTTAAACCAGTAGAAATAGCCATAATTAGTATTACAAGTGGTTTAGTTTTAACCTTGGAGTTAGTTAATACAGCCATTGAATCTCTGGTGGATTTAACTGTTAAGCAGACCTATCATGAATTGGCGAAAGTGGCTAAAGACTGTGCTGCTGGTGCTGTGCTTATCTCAGCCATGGTATCACTAATAGTGGCAGTCACACTATTGCTTCCTCCTTTAATACGTTTAATCACAACTATATTCTTATCAGAATGGTAG